The Deinococcus depolymerans genome has a segment encoding these proteins:
- a CDS encoding branched-chain amino acid ABC transporter substrate-binding protein, translating to MKKTALSLTVLAALALGSASAQTTIKIASLSPLSGGQSDLGTQIRNGTQLAVNEYKAQFKKLGFDLVLVPYDDQADPATGTAAARKIAADRQILAVVGTLNSGVAIPASAALQPSKVAMVSPANTANGVTDRGLSNMNRIVARDDSQGPAGANFISGNLKAKKVYILNDKTAYGEGLAKEVEKALKAKAVTVSANEGTEEKSDFSSIIAKIKLQKPDAIYFGGIYNQVGVFIKQLRESGVATPVVGGDGLDSGELPVIVGAANANNIYFTTVAAPIDALPAAKVFAASYKKTFNDDAQGFGAFGYDAAKVVLQGVLNAVRGNSNKLPSRAQVESAIRKGSFTGLLSGNVAFNSVGDRKAGTLYVMNVTDGKFKLSTSLPVKAPKP from the coding sequence ATGAAGAAAACCGCCCTGAGCCTTACCGTCCTGGCAGCCCTCGCCCTCGGCAGCGCGTCCGCCCAGACCACCATCAAGATCGCCAGCCTCAGCCCACTGTCCGGCGGCCAGAGCGACCTGGGCACCCAGATCCGCAACGGCACCCAGCTGGCCGTCAACGAGTACAAGGCCCAGTTCAAGAAACTCGGCTTCGACCTCGTGCTCGTGCCCTACGACGACCAGGCCGACCCCGCCACCGGCACCGCTGCCGCCCGTAAGATCGCCGCCGACCGCCAGATCCTGGCCGTCGTGGGCACCCTGAACTCCGGCGTGGCCATCCCCGCCAGCGCCGCGCTGCAGCCCAGCAAGGTCGCCATGGTCTCGCCCGCCAACACCGCCAACGGCGTCACCGATCGCGGCCTGAGCAACATGAACCGCATCGTGGCCCGCGACGACTCCCAGGGTCCCGCCGGCGCGAACTTCATCAGCGGCAACCTGAAGGCCAAGAAGGTCTACATCCTGAACGACAAGACCGCCTACGGCGAGGGTCTGGCCAAGGAAGTCGAGAAGGCCCTGAAAGCCAAGGCCGTGACCGTCAGCGCGAACGAGGGCACCGAGGAGAAGAGCGACTTCTCCAGCATCATCGCCAAGATCAAGCTGCAGAAGCCCGACGCCATCTACTTCGGCGGCATCTACAACCAGGTGGGCGTGTTCATCAAGCAGCTGCGTGAAAGCGGCGTCGCGACCCCCGTGGTCGGCGGCGACGGCCTCGACAGCGGCGAACTGCCCGTGATCGTCGGCGCGGCCAACGCGAACAACATCTACTTCACGACCGTCGCCGCGCCCATCGACGCGCTGCCCGCCGCGAAGGTGTTCGCCGCCAGCTACAAGAAGACCTTCAACGACGACGCCCAGGGCTTCGGGGCCTTCGGTTACGACGCCGCCAAGGTCGTGCTGCAGGGCGTGCTGAACGCCGTGCGCGGCAACAGCAACAAGCTGCCCAGCCGCGCGCAGGTGGAGAGCGCCATCCGCAAGGGCAGCTTCACCGGCCTGCTGTCGGGCAACGTGGCCTTCAACTCGGTGGGTGACCGCAAAGCCGGCACGCTGTACGTGATGAACGTCACGGACGGCAAGTTCAAGCTGAGCACCAGCCTGCCCGTCAAGGCGCCCAAGCCTTAA